A genomic segment from Zygotorulaspora mrakii chromosome 1, complete sequence encodes:
- the ARC35 gene encoding Arc35p (similar to Saccharomyces cerevisiae ARC35 (YNR035C); ancestral locus Anc_6.351): protein MLHLQPNNLLIQKTLSEAIEAYGNGTPLTLDRIISDFDYTTFHISNASEDKLTLALSIRTKAWQSVSQCTGGPGLVAYLQSKYANYSGISASSVPESGYDYTLLLDLGKLQPEAMKDLSLLKTLVLGYAFQLAFNEFVTLSAAPEGTESETNILHTIKYRDDENLFIKPSYDRITVIFETIFQDETDKVFGKVFLQEFVDARKRNRSIQSAPQVLFSHEPPLELQNAGAVASMNSSDTSRRFITFVLFPRHFQTPELQFSTLSHLTLFRNYFHYHIKCSKAYMHSRMRYRVDSFIKVLNRAKLDEEEEDIDQQSKQQQTRRTITGRKMVSY from the coding sequence ATGTTGCATTTACAACCAAATAATTTACTAATTCAGAAGACTCTGAGTGAAGCAATTGAGGCATACGGGAATGGTACCCCATTGACGCTGGACCGTATTATTTCAGACTTTGACTACACTACTTTCCACATCTCCAATGCTTCTGAAGACAAGTTGACGCTTGCTTTGAGCATTCGGACCAAGGCATGGCAAAGTGTTTCGCAATGCACTGGTGGCCCCGGATTGGTAGCATACTTGCAGAGCAAGTATGCAAATTACAGTGGAATATCTGCGTCTTCTGTTCCCGAAAGTGGATACGATTACACGTTGCTACTCGATTTGGGAAAGCTACAACCTGAAGCGATGAAGGACTTGTCATTACTAAAAACTTTGGTTCTTGGCTATGCGTTCCAGTTGGCGTTCAACGAATTTGTTACTTTAAGTGCCGCACCAGAAGGTACGGAGTCGGAAACGAATATTTTGCACACTATAAAGTATAGAGACGATGAGAATTTATTTATCAAACCTTCATATGACCGTATTACTGTTATCTTCGAAACGATATTCCAGGACGAAACGGACAAAGTGTTTGGTAAAGTCTTTCTACAGGAGTTTGTCGACGCTAGAAAAAGAAACCGCAGTATTCAATCGGCCCCACAGGTTCTTTTCTCGCATGAGCCGCCTCTGGAATTACAGAATGCAGGTGCAGTAGCTAGTATGAATTCTAGCGACACCAGTAGGAGGTTTATCACGTTTGTCTTATTCCCACGTCATTTTCAAACCCCCGAATTACAATTCTCAACGTTGTCTCATCTCACACTTTTCAGAAATTACTTCCATTATCACATTAAGTGCTCCAAGGCTTACATGCATTCGAGAATGAGATACAGAGTAGATTCCTTCATTAAAGTTTTGAACAGAGCCAAACTCgacgaggaagaagaggataTTGATCAACAGAGCAAGCAGCAGCAGACTAGAAGAACGATAACGGGCAGAAAGATGGTCTCATATTAG
- the FUB1 gene encoding Fub1p (similar to Saccharomyces cerevisiae YCR076C; ancestral locus Anc_6.349) gives MLVSGKLGVAVRLVVESIERADPTTHLTKWEEDAKVVNASIDGESGKSYMNINGVEIEPSEKCLLSLYTSKDDKCLEQSIFNYEKDLEIPIKQGFPLEMQQYMAENENILDNVLRKISEKLGIIVYDQDRSAHPKEAVTEQKPSWRIGRNNPFAESLGRAQPDSFRRPHDMPSFEDEYEIRGHGNTPQGLQERIPSRYGENDLYPTGEKYPNLMDPAASGGRPGILGQGGMVFDPLQEHSRQRKEQENKLRGPGYMPGAKFDDPYGNPGGLGGLGGFCGGGSSGFI, from the coding sequence ATGTTGGTAAGTGGCAAACTAGGTGTTGCAGTACGATTAGTTGTTGAAAGTATAGAAAGAGCGGACCCAACAACCCATTTGACAAAGTGGGAAGAAGATGCAAAAGTGGTAAATGCCTCCATTGATGGTGAAAGTGGCAAAAGTTATATGAATATAAATGGAGTCGAAATCGAGCCTAGTGAGAAATGCTTGTTATCCCTGTATACCTCCAAAGATGATAAATGCTTGGAACAATCAATATTTAATTATGAGAAAGACCTTGAAATTCCCATTAAGCAAGGGTTCCCACTAGAAATGCAACAATACATGgcagaaaatgaaaacattctGGACAACGTGCTAAGAAAGATATCAGAGAAACTAGGTATCATAGTTTATGACCAGGATAGATCAGCACATCCGAAAGAAGCAGTAACAGAACAGAAACCCAGCTGGCGTATTGGCAGAAATAATCCGTTTGCCGAAAGCTTGGGAAGGGCTCAACCCGATTCATTTAGGAGGCCACACGACATGCCCAGTTTCGAAGATGAATATGAAATCCGTGGTCACGGAAACACGCCCCAAGGGCTTCAAGAGCGTATACCTTCGCGTTACGGTGAGAATGATTTATATCCCACAGGTGAGAAGTATCCCAATTTGATGGACCCAGCAGCCTCTGGGGGCCGCCCCGGTATATTAGGGCAAGGGGGCATGGTATTTGATCCTTTGCAAGAGCACTCTAGACAACGAAAGGAACAGGAGAACAAGTTGCGTGGACCAGGCTACATGCCTGGGGCCAAATTTGATGATCCATACGGAAATCCAGGAGGGTTAGGTGGACTCGGTGGTTTCTGCGGAGGTGGTTCAAGCGGTTTCATTTAG
- a CDS encoding DUF3215 domain-containing protein (similar to Saccharomyces cerevisiae YNR034W-A and YCR075W-A; ancestral locus Anc_6.348), which yields MSRKLTLDEAIPKAIGTLSFDENNQLIESTGCGKDRVDDIIEISQMELDKEGYGVISESDVIINVFKKAGKTVVVYTPNK from the coding sequence ATGAGCAGAAAATTGACACTTGATGAAGCTATCCCAAAGGCAATCGGCACTTTGTCGTTCGACGAGAACAACCAATTGATCGAGTCTACCGGTTGCGGTAAGGACAGAGTGGAtgatatcattgaaatctcCCAGATGGAACTTGACAAAGAGGGATACGGAGTCATCTCGGAGAGTGATGTTATCATCAACGTTTTCAAGAAGGCTGGTAAGactgttgttgtttataCTCCTAACAAATAA
- a CDS encoding uncharacterized protein (ancestral locus Anc_6.347) produces the protein MWFVTLLVLFFVVICSLAVVNRYFSFKLHKNTFPLTLAVLTVNMVLLLCTAYLLPLDIYYAAKANASAGEYVPPANNGTSGVDSQLYSGILKRNSNAGSDLPVPMHGFRVAWLLVYWVEFVLCWFIMPVLISYCSLKYACSRQRVQEHEGSERSPIWERMVQAIYQNFKFYSLCVLGLIIGIVYLVSSTGHGLNEFKPLLISLSHLYSLSYTLILLSTGLIIFPKSLLSIGRSPTNEVVNKLFVELSKTNDDINDSQLNMLENAERILNSREANNGDIVFNQMLNECKLEVQALLNELELSINHQVSNTLGASSSAITTLTKLNNHYNKFMTHYYNYLYSKTYSNSIIHTLAQSQSSKVFASTSSILSMFNKATILGLGVLSTMLSMAIVFLEITPTKWGHDWIFNGAHWYSLLLEFIIFTYNTMVSLFAMSKFKFNNFHLIPNGRSNPTNALYYSLYSSRLLFPLCFNLMVLIPSKSDSSHDLIKSSFETTLYQNLAVIPLVNFLNKYLPFFFITFTLISYKFDLKQKVLLKILGEEYYYQFFGMMMYEPVSKDNTVGNNDANPNSLIHDESTFNNRSRMDEDYEYSLQDGRYLFERASSNYDLTSNHENSSMDSASHASYL, from the coding sequence ATGTGGTTCGTGACATTATTGGTCCTGTTTTTTGTGGTGATATGCTCACTGGCAGTGGTAAATCGGTACTTCTCCTTCAAGCTGCATAAAAACACGTTCCCTTTGACCTTGGCAGTGCTGACGGTTAACATGGTGTTGCTATTGTGCACAGCATATTTACTACCGTTAGACATTTATTATGCTGCCAAGGCCAACGCAAGTGCAGGTGAGTATGTTCCACCGGCAAATAATGGTACGAGCGGTGTGGACTCTCAGTTGTATTCGGGAATTTTGAAGAGGAATAGCAATGCGGGTAGCGATCTCCCTGTACCAATGCATGGCTTCCGTGTTGCATGGTTATTGGTTTATTGGGTTGAATTTGTCTTGTGCTGGTTCATCATGCCAGTGTTAATATCGTATTGCTCCTTGAAATATGCTTGCTCTAGACAGCGGGTCCAAGAACATGAAGGGAGTGAAAGATCCCCCATTTGGGAACGTATGGTTCAGGCGATTTATCaaaacttcaaattctACTCGTTATGTGTATTGGGGTTGATCATTGGAATTGTTTATCTGGTCTCAAGTACGGGGCATGGTTTAAACGAATTTAAGCCCCTGCTTATATCATTGTCACACTTATACTCATTGAGTTATACGCTTATCCTATTATCAACAGGTTTAATTATCTTTCCAAAGAGTCTCCTATCTATTGGTCGCTCGCCGACTAATGAGGTCGTGAATAAGTTGTTTGTGGAGTTGAGTAAAACCAATGACGACATTAATGATTCACAACTTAACATGTTAGAGAATGCAGAAAGGATATTGAATTCGCGAGAAGCCAATAATGGTGACATCGTATTTAATCAGATGCTCAATGAGTGCAAGTTAGAGGTCCAAGCACTGTTGAATGAACTGGAGCTATCTATCAACCATCAAGTTTCCAACACCTTGGGAGCCTCTTCATCAGCAATTACCACtttgacaaaattgaataatCATTACAACAAATTCATGACACACTATTACAACTATCTGTACAGCAAGACCTACTCTAATTCTATTATTCACACATTGGCCCAATCCCAATCTTCGAAAGTCTTCGCTTCAACGTCTTCAATTTTGAGCATGTTCAATAAAGCAACAATTTTGGGATTGGGCGTTCTATCAACTATGCTTTCAATGGCAATTGTGTTTCTAGAGATCACACCGACTAAATGGGGTCATGACTGGATTTTTAACGGTGCGCATTGGTATAGTTTGTTGTTGGAATTCATCATATTCACATATAATACTATGGtttcattatttgcaaTGAGCAAATTTAAATTCAATAACTTTCATTTGATTCCAAATGGCAGAAGCAATCCTACGAATGCCTTGTACTATTCATTGTATTCCAGCAGACTTTTGTTTCCTTTATGCTTCAACCTAATGGTTTTGATACCATCAAAATCGGATTCCAGTCACGATTTGATTAAGAGCAGTTTTGAAACGACATTGTATCAAAATCTAGCCGTGATACCTTTggtaaattttttgaacaagtacttgcctttttttttcatcacaTTCACATTGATCAGTTACAAATTCGATCTCAAACAAAAAGTCTTACTGAAAATACTAGGTGAAGAGTACTATTACCAATTCTTTGGAATGATGATGTACGAACCAGTTTCGAAAGATAACACTGTTGGGAACAATGATGCAAATCCAAATTCGCTGATACATGATGAATCGACTTTCAATAATCGTTCTCGCATGGATGAAGACTATGAGTATTCGTTGCAAGATGGCAGATACCTATTCGAAAGAGCATCAAGTAACTATGATTTAACCAGCAATCATGAGAATTCTAGCATGGATAGCGCTAGCCATGCATCATATTTATAG
- the PAT1 gene encoding deadenylation-dependent mRNA-decapping factor PAT1 (similar to Saccharomyces cerevisiae PAT1 (YCR077C); ancestral locus Anc_6.350), with protein MSFFGFDASLPGSNPKKQNGNKDDNGKTLDFEETYKGLGDYAVEEYDYLNDETFGGPAELGTDFDFGHGSAAALNKKTEVEAPSTYTMPSRSYVAAASSGADPVTRTSLDDTQDLKPMESLWTNQPRVSTQQPQGHYQTQGQVLSMEDLERQQRQRQMAASQQGFMGMAGPGYGMPPPHPQGFMQHQFPNQYPSSFSPQGMQNIPPFQQMQPVIMNQGNQATMYQPPLNNPTDKQQEQGNVSGTQPMEFPPGTQLGRSPQMQPVQPSPKPTNPGSPMIATSTMTPPPQEVHNHQQNKQTFVETMTQQQHQHFLHPQQLVSPPQTPRENFRYNRGQGRREPLTAEEQKRLQIRQAKVEKILKHSGLMTPRDKDFITRYQLSQIVTDDPYNEDFYFQVYKIIQSGGIVGEANKDLIARAYLEHSGHRLGGRYKRADVALQRMQSQVEKAVTVAKERPQKSKDHIDAAREGVLGKISSAMNSKAPRRQLQIPLQRLADESAIADDSSTAKLSRGSTPALEAVTETLGNVEIDQKSKARRRSSYAFTSVDQSSVLSRSGGRKFVLSLIETVYEEVLELEAQLRSGNPVDSAALWEALHIGDESYEVCPFISMLSFDKGVKIMPRIFNFLDNSQKLKLLQTFFGELSHLNIIIISSYKTNASPSENQLKQIELFQAVFLKIIVSFLSNSANFIEIMGLLLYLIRNNNVSFISTSKIGLNLITVLISRAALIRQDINRSNVLSSPEISAWNEVYDKLFTSLETRLSLVFPPKEYTDKTVSINSRPSASSGSAIATPTMPTISTSSQYYDQAYIWQFLASLALSGKLNHQRIIIDEIRDEIFGTITAAEELGKNQQDQTASLYKREKLYQDLNLFLNVMGLVARDGEITELK; from the coding sequence ATGTCATTTTTCGGCTTTGATGCTTCGTTGCCTGGTTCGAACCCTAAGAAGCAAAATGGTAACAAGGATGATAATGGCAAGACCttggattttgaagaaacgTACAAGGGCCTTGGTGATTATGCAGTAGAAGAATATGattatttgaatgatgaGACATTTGGTGGACCTGCTGAGTTAGGTACAGACTTTGATTTTGGTCATGGTTCTGCCGCTGCTCTTAATAAGAAAACTGAAGTTGAAGCACCTAGCACTTATACGATGCCAAGCAGATCTTACGTGGCAGCCGCGTCCTCCGGTGCAGATCCTGTTACGCGAACCTCGTTAGATGACACACAGGATTTGAAGCCTATGGAATCTTTGTGGACAAATCAGCCTCGTGTTTCTACTCAGCAACCTCAGGGTCACTATCAGACTCAAGGGCAAGTGTTATCAATGGAAGACTTGGAGAGACAACAACGTCAAAGACAGATGGCTGCTTCTCAGCAAGGATTCATGGGCATGGCAGGACCAGGATACGGTATGCCACCTCCCCATCCACAGGGATTCATGCAACACCAATTTCCAAATCAGTACCCATCATCATTCTCTCCACAGGGCATGCAAAATATCCCTccatttcaacaaatgcaGCCAGTTATTATGAACCAAGGCAATCAGGCTACAATGTACCAGCCTCCTTTGAATAACCCTACAGACAAGCAACAGGAGCAAGGAAATGTTTCAGGAACTCAGCCGATGGAATTTCCTCCCGGAACCCAGTTAGGAAGGTCTCCTCAGATGCAGCCAGTTCAACCTTCTCCTAAACCAACTAATCCAGGCTCGCCAATGATAGCTACTTCAACAATGACACCACCGCCTCAAGAAGTGCACAACCACCAGCAGAACAAGCAAACCTTCGTTGAAACTATGACACAGCAACAGCACcaacattttcttcatcctcaaCAGTTGGTTTCTCCTCCGCAAACTCCAAGGGAAAACTTTAGATATAATCGCGGACAAGGTAGAAGAGAACCATTAACCGCAGAGGAACAGAAGAGGCTGCAAATTCGTCAGGCTaaggttgaaaaaattttgaaacattcAGGCTTAATGACACCAAGAGATAAAGATTTCATTACTAGATATCAACTTTCTCAAATTGTTACTGATGATCCTTATAATGAAGATTTCTACTTCCAAGTCTATAAGATCATTCAATCAGGAGGAATTGTTGGTGAAGCCAACAAGGATTTGATTGCTCGTGCTTATTTGGAGCATTCCGGTCACAGACTGGGTGGTCGTTATAAGAGGGCAGATGTTGCCTTACAAAGAATGCAAAGCCAAGTTGAAAAGGCTGTTACAGTTGCTAAAGAAAGACCACAAAAGAGCAAAGATCATATCGATGCTGCTCGTGAAGGGGTTTTGGGTAAAATCTCTTCAGCAATGAATAGCAAAGCTCCTCGTAGACAATTGCAGATTCCATTGCAAAGGCTTGCTGATGAAAGCGCCATAGCAGATGATTCCAGTACTGCAAAATTATCGCGCGGCTCGACACCAGCTCTTGAAGCCGTCACTGAAACACTTGGTAATGTGGAAATAGACCAAAAGTCAAAAGCTAGAAGAAGATCCTCTTATGCTTTCACTTCAGTCGATCAAAGTTCTGTATTGTCTCGATCTGGTGGTAGAAAGTTTGTTTTGTCCCTAATTGAGACTGTTTACGAAGAAGTTTTAGAATTAGAGGCTCAACTGAGAAGTGGAAATCCTGTTGATAGCGCTGCCTTGTGGGAAGCCCTACATATTGGTGACGAGTCTTATGAAGTCTGTCCTTTCATCTCAATGTTGTCATTCGACAAGGGTGTCAAGATTATGCCACgtatattcaattttttagATAACAGTCAAAAACTAAAACTGTTGCAAACGTTTTTTGGAGAGCTATCGCATTTGAacattattatcatcagTTCTTATAAGACCAATGCTTCTCCATCAGAGAACCAGttgaaacaaattgaaCTCTTCCAAgctgtttttttgaagatcattgtatcatttttatcaaacaGCGCAAACTTTATCGAGATTATGGGCCTCTTACTATATTTGATAAGAAATAACAAcgtttctttcatttcaacTTCTAAAATTGGTCTGAATTTGATCACTGTCCTGATATCCCGTGCTGCTTTGATTAGGCAAGATATAAACAGATCAAATGTGCTATCATCGCCAGAAATCTCAGCATGGAATGAAGTCTATGACAAACTATTTACTTCCTTGGAAACGAGATTATCATTAGTTTTCCCACCAAAGGAGTACACTGACAAAACTGTTAGTATTAATTCACGTCCTTCTGCTTCGTCGGGAAGTGCGATCGCTACTCCTACAATGCCAACAATCTCCACTTCATCGCAGTATTACGATCAAGCTTACATTTGGCAGTTTCTTGCTTCCTTGGCTCTCAGTGGTAAACTGAACCATCAAAGAATAATCATTGATGAGATCAGAGATGAAATATTCGGCACCATCACGGCAGCTGAGGAATTAggaaaaaatcaacaagATCAAACCGCCTCATTATATAAGAGGGAAAAATTGTATCAGGATTTAAATTTGTTTCTCAACGTCATGGGCCTTGTTGCCAGAGACGGCGAAATAACAGAGCTGAAGTAA